tataccaaaaaaaaataaaaatcaaatgaGGAGGGGGAAGACACCAGTAGGCAATTATACTAAGGTACTGATACTTGTTTAGTTGTTTCTGACAAAAATGGAAGTTAGAGGCAAcctaaggggaaaaaaaaggggatatAGAATGATGCAGGAATAACATTGTCAGTCAAAATGAGCAGATACCTATTGACTGAATATTTCAGCAAGCTTTTTCTGGAGGTCAACTTCTTCATATTCAGCATCATCACCATTGTGGGTCTTGGATAGAAAACTATACTCATATTTCCCATAATCTTTCTCGACATTTCCATTAGCAATCTGTTCATTCCCTATGTCTGACAAGACATCACTTCCATTATTTCCATCAATCGATTGAGGCCTTTTCTTACCCTTCAGAAGTTCATTCAATGGTTTGGGCCAGTCAAAATCATTAGACAAATGGCTTCTTGAATACTGATGTATGTTGATCGCAGACCCGCTGCCTTTTGAATTGCCTCTACCATTCTCTTCTTTAATCTGCGCGAGAGTTTTTGGACCAGAGAAGTCGGCAGTAACTACAGCAGATTTCACCAATGGAGATGTGAGCTTAATATCTTTGTCAGATCTGGAAGAATGATTCGTGCCTCTCCTCCTATGTgccttcttccttctcttctttcgAGGTTGCTTAGGATACAAAGGTGAAATGGTTGCAATCTTCGGTGATTCTAAAATTAACCTACGACGATGATGCCAACCCATTTCATGCCTAACAAGTTGGGCCCTACTGTCATAACCTGGCCAAAATGAATGCAGGATCTCTGAATCAGGCCTACTCCTTTTCCTCAAATTGCCCTGAAGATCCCCACCATCTCGGGCATCATTTTCATACGCCGTATACAGAGGTTTCCTTTTTCTACAAAGCATTCGCTCTGATATCTTCTCCCTACAGAACTCCAATTCTCTTTCATACAGACCCAAACGATCGTAAGAGTCATATAAGAACTCATGATCTGGGAAGTCGCTCTTATCATAACCAGCTAACTCCTGAAAATCATCTGAAAAATTATGACGATAAGGAATCTTTGACTCTCCTTTCTGCGCCAATTGGTTTTCAGCATCATCTTCATCAGCTAATTGTTCTGATCCATCATCCACAAGCACATCAAATCCTGGAGAAGCGTCTAGGTTAGTAACATCTTCCGTGTCAGAACAATCTTCTGCTAGTTCCTCAGAACTCTGATCTGACCAGAAATGTGAACAACTCTCAGGCAAAGGAATAGCATGTTCCTTAGATTCTGGTATTGAGTCAACAGAGAGGGCTTTTTCTTCCAAAAGAGGGCATGGTTCTGGCTGTGGAGACACCTCTTTGCACTGATTTTCCTCGATAAGCTCAGATGTGTCCTTAGGTCGAATTATAGCGGGCAACTCTCCTGATGGTGGTACCTTATCCTTGCAAGCAAAAGCTATTTTACCCATGGAGAGACCTGTAGTGGCTTCAGGAGCAACTCCTGAAAGCTTTGGAGCAGGCAAAAAGTCATGCAGAAAAAGGCATTGATCACCTTTTATGCAGTGCACATGACGGTAGAAATAGCACGGGATGTTTGCCTTGCCAGAGGAAAGAGCACCATATGATTGCTCAGAGAGAGGTCTTGAGGAAACTTCAAAAGGCTGCAAGAAAAAGAATTGATCGGTAAACTTCATAAATGAAACAAGAGCATAGATATTACAGCATAAGTTGGggtaaaatgagaaaaagaaaagtcaaCAGTGAAGTGCCATTGATACTAAAGTTGACTGGCTGTATAAGGCTATATACATTTATCACTATACTGCTTTTAGCACTTGAGCTCATCAATTACATATAATAAACTTTTCAACAGTGGAATTATGTCATAGTGCTAGCAAAAGTTTCTTGTCAAAAGATGCAGACTAACTTGAAGCGAAAGGCACTACAAAATAAGAGTGagtagaaaagaaagaatagaaTAAAGAGAGTGGCAAAATATAAGACTCCCTATTTCTGGTCTAGGAAAGTACTCATACAGAAATGAATGCGAAAAAAAAGGAGGATTCATATAGCTGAACCCAATTAGTTAGGCAAGGAGGATTTATTGATCTCTGTTTAAGCTGTACATTGATCTCTCTTCTAAGAGTTATAAGAAAAGGAGGAGAGCTTCCTGCGCCTTGCTATTAACAGCAcctaatttttttgtagttgaaTTACAATATAATATTAATCATCGTTATTTCTTgaaatattcttaaaattatataaataccaTCTCCATGTATGAGGATCACTAGTTCACTATTGAGTGCTAAGCAGAAACACTATATTGGAGACATGTCTAACAGTTGAAAAAGGAAGAAAGCATAATCTATATGATGAATGCATAATGACAAACCAGCCTTTATAAGGAGTATCTAAGGTTATAACGATAGCACTTTGAAGAACATAGGAAGCATAGATCAACCTCCTAGCATGCATTACACGACCAAATGATTTGGCGAGTATTTGCCAAGCATTAATAAAGGTTAAATATCACTAAGAACAAGATACATTTTACCGTTAGCCTGCACATGATTTTCCATTGCTAGAGCGTATTAAAATGTGAGTATCCGAAAAAAGAATCTaaacaagaagaaaacaaaacgAAAACTTACTGGGTGTCTAAAGCCACAGTTAGGGTTAAGGCAATTTCCTCTCAACCAATACCAGCAATCTTTCGGATTAAGTCTGGCACTTTCGCTGTGACGGTACTCACATCGACTCCCCTGAGATGAGAATATGGAAATAAACTTCATAAGCTATCTTACAATGTTAATGGTGTCAAAGAGAAAACAACGAACACTGTCttctataaaaaatatgaagacCCTGGTAATGGAATTTGTCAGCTGAGTTGTATCATCTCTCAAGCAAACAAACATTCTTAAAtggagagtaaaaaaaaaaaaaaaaaaaaaggactgaAACAATCATAAACTGAAAATCACAGATAATTCTCATCGCAGGTTAAAACACGTATATAAGTTGCCAAAACCCTAGAACAAGATAATGCTCATCAGTGGAGAGCTATATCAATTTCCCACTTCAAGATATGTTACTACTAAATCTATAACATCACCTCAAAAAGAATAACCCAAAATCTGCCCAATTCCTTTGCAGTAACTGTAGATGAACTAAAAACTGTACTAACACAGCTTAGCAAAAGCTTCGTGAAAGggtaaaagaaaatatagtCAAATAATCCACTATAAACAACAATAAACTTGTGCGAAACAGAATCTATCACATTCACTGCGACCTAACAAACCCTAATTCTCCGCTAATcaaatcagaaaataaaaaggcTAAGTAAGACATGAAACAGAACCCTTAAAAATTCAAAGAACAACATGCTCATTCATAAGTATTAAGTATAAACTACAAATTAATTCGAAAAAATGGAAACAAATTGGAAGGCGTGAGGGAATGCCAGTAGAGAACCTTCTTGCAGGTGAAAGGGGAAGCTAAGAAATAGACGCAATCGGTGTTCCTCTTCCGAATCTCCTCCATTGatgacctctctctctctcagagagGAGACGATAATCGAAACGAGTAGCGCCTCAGTGAGAGGTGAGAGGCGAAGCTATGCGATGaaattgaagaagaagagaggaggagagagggcgACTCGAAGAGGCTTCGCTCCGATTCCTGGGGCTTCATATGATCGCGCTGTTCATGTGATATATAGACGACAATTCCGGGTATCGGGTGCATTGCGACCCTCGACCACCCTCGCCGCGGGAATTCGAATCGTGT
This genomic interval from Ananas comosus cultivar F153 unplaced genomic scaffold, ASM154086v1, whole genome shotgun sequence contains the following:
- the LOC109704599 gene encoding zinc finger CCCH domain-containing protein 34-like; this translates as MEEIRKRNTDCVYFLASPFTCKKGSRCEYRHSESARLNPKDCWYWLRGNCLNPNCGFRHPPFEVSSRPLSEQSYGALSSGKANIPCYFYRHVHCIKGDQCLFLHDFLPAPKLSGVAPEATTGLSMGKIAFACKDKVPPSGELPAIIRPKDTSELIEENQCKEVSPQPEPCPLLEEKALSVDSIPESKEHAIPLPESCSHFWSDQSSEELAEDCSDTEDVTNLDASPGFDVLVDDGSEQLADEDDAENQLAQKGESKIPYRHNFSDDFQELAGYDKSDFPDHEFLYDSYDRLGLYERELEFCREKISERMLCRKRKPLYTAYENDARDGGDLQGNLRKRSRPDSEILHSFWPGYDSRAQLVRHEMGWHHRRRLILESPKIATISPLYPKQPRKKRRKKAHRRRGTNHSSRSDKDIKLTSPLVKSAVVTADFSGPKTLAQIKEENGRGNSKGSGSAINIHQYSRSHLSNDFDWPKPLNELLKGKKRPQSIDGNNGSDVLSDIGNEQIANGNVEKDYGKYEYSFLSKTHNGDDAEYEEVDLQKKLAEIFSQ